A window of the Lactobacillus gasseri ATCC 33323 = JCM 1131 genome harbors these coding sequences:
- a CDS encoding phage holin, which translates to MSFEQIGDMLVVAVSVVIAIIFYVYSKNKIAIDKKAMQGDALAKAEKMIANSANAIVYQTEKEGGSGKDKLLAAFNYLIAILDLAHLPHPSTAYIKGEIEKSVTTMKQTKNFVDSMQTLTKEDDAAKQLKSKTIVGELKEVKK; encoded by the coding sequence ATGAGCTTTGAACAAATTGGCGATATGTTAGTTGTTGCTGTATCAGTAGTTATAGCAATCATCTTTTATGTTTATTCAAAAAATAAGATTGCTATTGATAAAAAAGCTATGCAAGGCGATGCACTAGCTAAAGCTGAAAAAATGATTGCTAATTCAGCAAATGCAATCGTATATCAAACTGAAAAAGAGGGCGGTTCAGGTAAGGATAAGCTGTTAGCAGCTTTTAATTACTTAATCGCTATTTTAGATTTGGCGCACTTACCGCATCCCTCAACAGCTTATATCAAAGGCGAGATTGAGAAGTCGGTTACTACGATGAAGCAAACGAAAAACTTTGTTGATAGTATGCAAACACTGACTAAGGAAGACGATGCAGCCAAACAATTGAAAAGTAAGACCATTGTTGGCGAATTGAAAGAAGTAAAGAAGTAG